One segment of Metallosphaera cuprina Ar-4 DNA contains the following:
- a CDS encoding CBS domain-containing protein, whose protein sequence is MTSIVKNLISKNLFTLEKGTPTVKAIEVMASHNIGSVVITHKGELAGIITERDIIRGIARGIDVNQPVEEFGTMKNLVVIGEDETIYNAVKKMAERNLRHLIVVDKYGKLKGVISVRDIIRESHVLAAISNIEREEFLGSD, encoded by the coding sequence ATGACAAGTATTGTAAAGAATCTGATAAGTAAAAATCTCTTTACCTTAGAGAAGGGAACGCCTACAGTTAAGGCTATTGAGGTCATGGCTTCGCACAATATAGGATCAGTCGTTATAACTCATAAAGGAGAGTTGGCTGGCATAATAACAGAGAGGGATATCATAAGAGGAATAGCGAGGGGAATAGACGTTAACCAGCCAGTAGAGGAGTTTGGAACTATGAAGAACTTAGTCGTGATAGGGGAGGATGAGACTATCTATAACGCGGTCAAGAAGATGGCTGAAAGGAACCTTCGTCATTTAATCGTTGTTGATAAGTATGGTAAACTAAAGGGCGTTATATCCGTGAGGGATATCATAAGAGAGAGTCACGTGCTGGCCGCGATATCGAACATTGAGAGAGAGGAATTCTTAGGGAGTGATTAA
- the prpB gene encoding methylisocitrate lyase, with the protein MIIPGVFNPFTALLAERVGFKAIYLSGGALTSSLGLPDIGIIDLMELVDMVRRIREVTSIPMIVDADTGFGEAINVYRTVSLLERAGADAIQIEDQRMPKKCGHLEGKEVISDKEMVSKIRAAVRARKKAKIIARVDSRAILGLRDSIERAKAYLEAGADIIFPEALQSEEEFREFAKEVHAPLLANMTEFGKTPLITAEEFRNMGYTYVIFPVTIFRVAARAMEDALKVLMKEGTQKNLMDKMMTRKEQYEVINYDYYERLDKELA; encoded by the coding sequence ATGATCATACCAGGCGTATTCAACCCGTTCACTGCCCTACTTGCAGAGAGAGTTGGTTTTAAGGCAATCTACCTATCAGGAGGAGCTTTAACCTCATCATTAGGGTTACCTGACATAGGAATAATAGATCTAATGGAACTAGTGGACATGGTCAGGAGAATAAGGGAGGTGACTTCAATACCGATGATAGTAGATGCGGACACAGGTTTCGGAGAGGCCATAAACGTTTACAGGACAGTCTCCTTGTTGGAGAGAGCTGGGGCCGACGCGATACAAATCGAGGACCAAAGGATGCCTAAGAAGTGCGGTCATTTGGAAGGTAAAGAAGTGATATCTGATAAGGAAATGGTGTCCAAAATTAGGGCTGCGGTGAGAGCAAGGAAGAAAGCCAAAATAATAGCGAGAGTAGACTCTAGAGCAATCTTAGGTCTTCGAGATAGCATAGAGAGGGCTAAAGCTTATCTAGAGGCTGGGGCGGACATAATATTTCCCGAAGCGTTACAGAGCGAGGAGGAGTTTAGGGAGTTCGCGAAAGAGGTTCACGCTCCGCTCCTAGCTAATATGACAGAGTTTGGGAAAACACCCTTGATTACAGCGGAAGAGTTTAGGAACATGGGCTACACTTACGTCATATTTCCAGTAACGATATTTAGAGTCGCGGCAAGGGCTATGGAGGATGCCCTTAAGGTACTTATGAAGGAAGGGACGCAGAAAAACCTAATGGACAAGATGATGACGAGAAAGGAACAATATGAGGTAATTAATTATGATTATTATGAAAGGTTAGATAAGGAGCTGGCATAA